From a single Calonectris borealis chromosome 19, bCalBor7.hap1.2, whole genome shotgun sequence genomic region:
- the SPAG5 gene encoding sperm-associated antigen 5, with product MRAAQAPAAQQRPRRAPLQELRLQPGADRTSLTPLLRRLRLKVGVGAGGGSGTVPVPGPSTPEPPGSTVPVPGPSTLEPPGSTVPVPGPSTPEPSGSTVPAPLCSPVPGPSTPEPPGSTVPVPGPSTPEPPGSTVPVPGPSTPEPPGSTVPAPLCSPVLDLCTLEPPGSTTPVPCTPGPPGSASLASCTPGPPGTSSTPQEAPFHGWRAAPADLSCSPVAPEPLAGDGSAGPPPCQDTPEGAESPAPSPPEQGPPRSPPTEAGSSEHAGSETTATPIPSPEVAAGAVSWVLPLVWLEKSLNNSSLLESLQHSLPLPAPRRDASTSVTPVPTAVAGTSVTPVPTAVAGTSVTPVPTTVTSTFMTPRDLRERSMNTSLGGLPCAKDSAAETDSLLWHCPREQLKSLPRAELEGRLESTLIIIEALSLQLRNWQESQRPLPGVGPAEQRDALVQTDVTHPEGEEEIYRKLYLELRRKMEALQQQRGVERDLQRELELTTAGMSARSRQCLLFQDLVDAAFQSLQDEQGALDQEREQARALVSRCRAVLESVPGKLRSCLEERDTMRQRADEALRAKEEGDRFLEAFRAHASARISACDQSLASQRELAALLVDAIDQQASLAAETQSFREFIDVTFENLEEERRALDTEREQARALVSRCWAVLESVPGKLRSCLEERDAARQRADEALQAKEEASCQLEETSVALQDTVAQLEQLSVANSRLSADLSSLMTNLANLEQERDALQQENEKQWEEMARLARERDTLQRECNGLCQELREATECREFLDQENRMSRTQLLEVEARLKSSEAALQERSLQYEKLMDSHQRLREEQAALGKELENTKAKLLDLQLRRDKVSWCSADITESKMRLRELADCLRAALQEEDDAPSRSRAWTPAPRTPGWQTPRRAWTPACRTPACRTPYRAGGSFVGSVLKAVSGKDADEAAGGGSAFTKDKPASTPKPIEPEEGLLESVKELKAVVSDLTMLSSRIQELEQSEFKALQTEISNLQLQLETVTDESQEKMDAQAATIAKLNKALRVKLESEKELQNMVKQQEEKMLQLIDKSGEVTMLKGEVFHLRRSLQRAESEAKVLWEEVRGQEPKVDTAYIQERVLLQRQVDKLRLLLLEREEEKQMLSDKYLEQVRGLELKLHHAQKVLRTHEEMQEKMKEVLSAVPDVAAGCQELYSLLRYLGLKPAGGSKEAAEPL from the exons ATGCGGGCCGCCCAGGCCCCCGCC GCGCAGCAGCGGCCCCGGCGCGCCCCCCTGCAGGAGCTGCGGCTGCAGCCGGGCGCCGACCGCACCAGCCTCACCCCGCTGCTCCGCCGCCTGCGGCTCAAGGTCGGTGTGGGGGCCGGGGGCGGGTCGGG caccgtgccagtcccagggcccagcaccccggagcccccgggcagcaccgtgccagtcccagggcccagcaccctggagcccccgggcagcaccgtgccagtcccagggcccagcaccccagagccCTCCGGCAGCACTGTGCCGGCCCCCCTGTGCAGcccagtcccagggcccagcaccccagagccccccggcaGCACGGTgccagtcccagggcccagcaccccagagccccccggcaGCACGGTgccagtcccagggcccagcaccccagagccccccggcaGCACTGTGCCAGCCCCCCTGTGCAGCCCTGTCCTGGACTTGTGTACCCTGGAGCCCCCCGGCAGCACtaccccagtgccctgcacccctGGGCCCCCTGGCAGTGCCAGCCTGGCCTCCTGCACCCCTGGCCCCCCTGGCACCAGCTCCACCCCGCAGGAAGCTCCCTTCCACGGCTGGCGAGCGGCGCCCGCTGACCTCTCCTGCAGCCCCGTGGCCCCCGAACCCCTGGCTGGAGATGGGAGTGCGGGTCCCCCGCCTTGCCAAGACACCCCTGAGGGGGCCGagtccccagccccttcccccccAGAGCAGGGTCCCCCCCGGTCCCCTCCCACCGAGGCAGGTAGTTCGGAGCATGCCGGGTCCGAGACAACAGCCACCCCCATCCCCTCGCCCGAGGTGGCCGCGGGTGCCGTGTCCTGGGTGTTGCCGCTGGTCTGGCTGGAGAAGAGCCTCAACAACTCGTCCCTGCTGGAgtccctgcagcacagcctgcccctgcctgcgccaCGGCGGGATGCCAGCACCAGCGTCACCCCCGTGCCTACCGCGGTCGCCGGCACCAGCGTCACCCCCGTGCCTACCGCGGTCGCCGGCACCAGCGTCACCCCCGTGCCCACCACAGTCACCAGCACCTTCATGACCCCCCGGGACCTGCGGGAGAGGAGCATGAACACATCCCTGGGCGGCCTCCCCTGCGCCAAGGACAGCGCTGCCGAAACGGACTCCCTGCTGTGGCA ctgtccccggGAGCAGCTGAAGTCCCTGCCAcgggcagagctggaggggcGGCTGGAGAGCACCCTCATCATCATCGAAGCCCTCTCGCTTCAGCTGCGCAACTGGCAGGAGAGCCAACGGCCGCTGCCCGGCGTGGGGCCGGCCGAGCAGAGGGATGCGCTTGTGCAGACGGATGTCACCCACCCCGAAGGG GAGGAGGAGATCTACCGCAAACTCTACCTCGAGCTGCGGAGGAAAATggaggctctgcagcagcagcggggagTGGAGCGGGACCTGCAGCGGGAGCTGGAGCTAACGACCGCGGGGATG AGTGCCAGGAGCAGGCAGTGCCTCCTGTTTCAGGACCTCGTGGATGCTGCGTTTCAGAGCTTGCAGGATGAGCAGGGAGCCCTTGACCAGGAG CGGGAGCAGGCGAGGGCTCTGGTGTCGCGGTGCCGGGCCGTGCTGGAGAGCGTGCCTGGCAAGCTGCGGAGCTGCCTGGAGGAGCGGGACACCATGAGGCAGCGAGCGGACGAAGCCCTCCGAGCCAAGGAGGAG GGCGATCGCTTCCTGGAGGCCTTCCGTGCCCACGCCAGCGCCCGGATCAGCGCCTGTGACCAGAGCCTGGCCTCCCAGCGAGAGCTGGCTGCGCTGCTGGTGGATGCCATCGACCAGCAG GCATCCCTGGCTGCCGAGACTCAGTCTTTCCGGGAATTCATAGACGTCACCTTTGAAAatctggaggaggaaaggagagcccTGGACACGGAG CGGGAGCAGGCGAGGGCCCTGGTGTCGCGGTGCTGGGCCGTGCTGGAGAGCGTGCCCGGCAAGCTGCGGAGCTGCCTGGAGGAGCGGGATGCCGCAAGGCAGCGAGCGGACGAAGCTCTTCAAGCCAAGGAGGAG GCGTCCTGCCAGCTGGAGGAGACCTCGGTGGCCCTGCAGGACACGGTGGCTCAGCTGGAGCAGCTGTCGGTGGCCAACTCGCGCCTCAGCGCAG ACCTGAGCTCCCTGATGACGAATCTGGCCAACCTGGAGCAGGAGCGGGATGCGCTGCAGCAGGAGAATGAGAAGCAGTGGGAGGAGATGGCCCG GCTGGCGCGGGAGAGGGACACCCTGCAGCGGGAGTGCAATGGGCTGTGCCAGGAGCTGCGGGAGGCGACCGAGTGCCGGGAG TTCCTCGACCAGGAGAACCGTATGTCCCGCAcgcagctgctggaggtggaggCCAGGCTGAAGTCctcagaggccgccctgcaggaGCGCAGCctgcagtatgagaagctgatgGACTCCCACCAGCGCCTGCG GGAAGAGCAGGCTGCCCTCGGCAAGGAGCTGGAGAACACCAAGGCCAAGCTCCTCGACTTGCAGCTCAGGAGGGACAAGGTCTCCTGGTGCTCTGCGGACATCACCGAGAGCAAGATGCGGCTGCGGGAGCTCGCCGATTgcctcagggctgctctgcaagAGGAG GATGATGCCCCATCGAGAAGCAGAGCCTGGACCCCGGCTCCACGGACGCCGGGCTGGCAGACACCCCGCCGTGCCTGGACCCCCGCCTGCCGCACGCCGGCATGCCGCACCCCGTACCGCGCTGGGGGCTCCTTCGTGGGCAGCGTCCTGAAAGCAGTGTCGGGGAAAG ATGCTGATGAAGCTGCCGGAGGTGGGAGTGCATTTACCAAGGACAAACCTGCCTCTACACCAAAGCCAATAG agcctgaggaaggtcTGCTGGAGAGCGTGAAGGAGCTGAAAGCCGTGGTCTCCGACCTCACCATGCTGAGCTCCCGcatccaggagctggagcagagcgaGTTCAAGGCGCTGCAGACAGAGAT CTCCAacctgcagctccagctggagaCGGTGACGGATGAGAGCCAGGAGAAGATGGACGCCCAGGCTGCCACCATCGCCAAGCTGAACAAAGCGCTGAGGGTCAAGCTAGAG aGCGAGAAGGAGCTGCAGAACATGGTGAAACAGCAGGAAGAGAAGATGCTGCAACTCATCGACAAGAGCGGGGAAGTCACG ATGCTGAAGGGAGAGGTCTTCCACCTAAGGCGCTCGCTCCAGCGTGCAGAGTCGGAGGCCAAGGTGCTGTGGGAGGAGGTGCGGGGGCAGGAGCCCAAGGTGGACACCGCTTACATCCAGGAGCGGGTCCTGCTGCAGCGGCAG